One Acanthochromis polyacanthus isolate Apoly-LR-REF ecotype Palm Island chromosome 6, KAUST_Apoly_ChrSc, whole genome shotgun sequence DNA segment encodes these proteins:
- the LOC110969990 gene encoding LOW QUALITY PROTEIN: DENN domain-containing protein 2D (The sequence of the model RefSeq protein was modified relative to this genomic sequence to represent the inferred CDS: deleted 3 bases in 2 codons): protein MTAQDNLISDVAEKPSTIQSGEDDRQGALKRFSAMWPSLRRGKRDKVKDPEHIEQLSPLVADETSRQHRYVSGQYFFEYLVVVSLKKTKDGNNYEPQITYQFPKRDGMAKFQREEEEKTLKALTLFCFPEGINWAPLTEYRSETFSFVLTEIDGSRRNGYCRRLLPGGKGARPPEAYCIISTLACFGLFSKIFDEVEKRRQISMAMIYPFMQKLREAPFPAPGNTVEIKSFIPESGTEIISLTRPLDSWLEHVNFATLFNCLTDKEVLLVFAAAVLERRIIFIADELGYIIQVIHAVAALLYPFTWQHTFISIVPKILIDVVMAPTPYLLGVQKHLLDQVTDQSDLLLVDLSEDKKETFIVSIGDESSILPPKLQSEILEALTNRQKASMGEELNRVVSEAFLHFFVKTVGHYASFVKYSGAGTGHVEQRSFYKAIESKTTRHFVKKFIKTQMFDLFIQEVEQQPGSQQGVFHQKILEYQEKKKRDKTKKH, encoded by the exons ATGA CAGCCCAAGATAACCTCATCTCTGATGTTGCTGAGAAACCCA GTACCATCCAATCAGGTGAAGATGACAGACAAGGGGCCCTCAAGAGGTTTAGTGCCATGTGGCCCTCCCTCCGGAGAGGCAAAAGAGACA aAGTCAAAGATCCTGAGCACATAGAGCAGCTGAGCCCATTGGTGGCAGATGAAACATCCCGGCAGCATCGCTACGTCAGCGGTCAGTACTTCTTTGAATATCTGGTAGTGGTCAGCCTCAAGAAAACCAAGGACGGCAACAACTATGAACCTCAGATCACTTACCAGTTTCCCAAG AGAGATGGGATGGCGAAATttcagagggaggaagaggaaaagacGTTAAAGGCACTCACCCTCTTTTGTTTCCCAGAGGGCATCAACTGGGCTCCTTTGACAGAATACCGCAG TGAGACCTTCTCTTTTGTTCTGACTGAGATTGATGGTAGCAGAAGAAATGGTTACTGCAGGAGATTGCTG CCTGGAGGGAAAGGAGCACGACCACCTGAGGCCTACTGTATCATAAGCACGCTGGCTTGTTTTGGCCTCTTTTCGAAG ATATTTGATGAGGTGGAGAAGCGTCGGCAGATCTCCATGGCCATGATCTACCCATTCATGCAGAAGCTGAGAGAGGCTCCATTCCCAGCTCCGGGAAACACAGTGGAGATTAAGAGCTTTATTCCTGAGTCGGGCACTGAG ATCATCAGTCTAACACGGCCGCTGGATTCCTGGCTGGAACATGTCAACTTT GCTACACTCTTCAACTGCTTGACAGACAAAGAGGTGTTGTTGGTGTTTGCAGCTGCTGTCCTGGAGAGACGGATCATTTTCATCGCAGATGAACTGGGGTAT ATTATCCAAGTCATTCATGCAGTAGCAGCCCTCCTTTACCCTTTCACCTGGCAGCACACTTTCATCTCCATTGTTCCAAAAATCCTGATTGACGTCGTGATGGCACCGACCCCCTACCTGCTGGGTGTCCAGAAGCACCTACTGGACCAGGTTACTGACCAAAGTGAT CTGCTGTTGGTGGATTTGTCTGAGGATAAAAAGGAGACATTCATTGTTTCA ATTGGCGATGAAAGCTCTATTTTGCCTCCAAAGCTCCAAAGTGAAATACTGGAGGCACTTACGAACAGACAAAAAGCATCAA TGGGGGAGGAGCTGAACAGGGTGGTGTCGGAAGCctttctgcatttctttgtgaAGACGGTTGGCCATTACGCCTCGTTTGTGAAATACAGTGGTGCTGGA ACGGGGCATGTTGAACAAAGAAGTTTCTACAAGGCCATCGAGTCCAAGACCACTCGACACTTCGTCAAGAAGTTCATCAAGACGCAAATGTTTGACCTGTTTATCCAGGAGGTAGAGCAGCAGCCTGGATCACAGCAAG GAGTATTTCACCAAAAGATCCTTGAATatcaggagaagaaaaaaagggacAAGACAAAGAAACACTAG